The Camelus dromedarius isolate mCamDro1 chromosome 36, mCamDro1.pat, whole genome shotgun sequence genome segment catgatggaaatgttctatttctGCACTGCCCAGTATCTGacccactagccacatgtggtgagtgtgactgagaaactgaatcttgaaattaaatacaattaaatgtaatttaaatagccacatgcaATTAGTGCCCAGTGCACTGGACAACACAGATCTAAAGCATGATAAACTATACCATGAACATTCAATATAACAAATATATCCACACAGTTTCAATTTTCTGCAAAGACTGCTTAATAATAGCTAAATTGTGCTGTCTCCAGACACTTCAAAATAAATTCTGAGAAAGACAGCACTCGTGCACAATCAGTCCCTGCCATAGTTCCAGTGAAACAGTGAGGTGCTGAAGCGGAGACCCCTCTGCACTGTGATGTGGGTCCCCATCTCCCTTTATCTTAGGTCCTGAGGAACAAGAAGGCGACCAATGTGTTGCTTAGACCACAGATGAAACCTTTCGTTTTATTTAACTGAAGCTGATAAATTTGTCCTCATTCAACTGCAATATAGAATCTGCAGTCACATGAATACAGAACATCAATAAACCAAGGCACTTTGCATGCCTGCAcctggaaaggagggaaggagggatgggaAGTCCTATAAACACTAACAGCCCGCGCCGCACAGCAGACAAGGTGTGACAATCTCTTTCCACAAGGTGACATACTTAGACACAAAAATATGAGAAAGTCCACAGGGAAGTGGTGGTGGTCTAGGGGACAATGTCTAAAAGAACCCACGTGAGCCACCACACCACGCTGAGCCACCTGCAACACATGACCCAATGCTGGCCAGAAACGCAATGATTAAAAACTCTTCAGTGGATTATTTCCACTGAAGGCACAGCATGAGAGTGAGGAACTTGAACGTACCTGATTTGAAGACATGTTCTCAACTTTCATTAGTGACGAAtagctcctagaagaaaaggcACATGTAAAGGGAGGTTATCAAGCTGGTGAGTCACCCACGAACATTTACCAGGTATCCAGCACTGCTGAGGGTCTTCCAGAGAAACTATAATCCCAGCTGCACTCAAGGAGACTGCAATGTGGCGGTAAATGAGATGTGCACCACACTCAACAGTTTACAAATGTGCTGGCTCATACTCATTTCATGTCACCTCCACAGTAACTCTGAGGTAGGAGGCATTATTCAGATGAGGAATTATCCAAAGCCAAGGGCAGTCATGATTCAGAGCTGAATTACACGGCCCAGACTGCAGATGCTACAGGAACTCAACAGAGGGAACGAACGCATCAGTGTGGGAAGGGCTGCTGGGACAGTCCTCTCAGACGAGGTGGAACTGAAACCAAGCCGGGCAAGTGGGGAGGATGAGCAAGGAGGGAGGATGAGCAAGGAGGGCTCCGAGAACGGTATGAGCAAAGGCAAAGACATGGTCTCTGAAATGACACTTCCCACCAACTCAACTCAAGTCTGAAAGCAAAGTGGTGGGAAACTGGGCCAGATGTGTGGGGCTCAGTTATGTCGTCCTAATTGTGTGAGTTGGGGCAATGCGGTCACCAAGAAGCCACAATACCCGATggagcagagacacagagactcaACAGGTACTTATTAAACATCCATCTTGTATAAGACCCTGTGCCAAGCCTGGGGAGAGGACGGGATGGGAAGGAATCAGAAAAGGGGAACAAGACAAAGCCTGACTCCCAGAGAGCtcacagggaaggaaagaaaacctaCTCAGCAGTGGCTACACAGAAGGttctattaaaaatacacagacacacaggaaagTGAGACCATATAATACCAGCATTTAAAAAAGAGTAATCCGCAGCAGACAGAAGAGAGGGAGAACAGCGATTATGGCAAGGAGGAGAGTTACTGACAACAGCACTTACATTTACCAAGCATGCTTTACCCGGCAGGAGCTGTATCAGGTGCTTCCTAAGTTACTGCTCATCCCCACAGCCACCTCACAAGGCAGGGGTGGTATCACGCCCACTGTGCACACCAGACTTAAGGACGCTGGCCAGGGTCTCACACCTAACAAGTGGAAAGAGAGGTTTCCAACAGGTCTGACTCCCAAGCTCACCTCGAGCCATCTGCTCCGGTCCACCCCAATATCCCACCCAGGGTGTTAACGGCTGAGCTGGTTAAGAAGGGATTAAGTCTGAAAGGAATCAACAATGACACCAAGGCTTCTAGCCTGGGTGACCTGCAGGAAATAATGTTACAACTgagagaaatgggaagatgttgCAAAGAAGATGTACTTGGTTTAGGACATGCTGTATTTGAAGTGACGTAGAGATGCCCAAGTCAATATGAATTGTAGAAACTGAATACTGACAGCTAGAGGGTAGGAGACTTGTTACAAAGACAAGGAACTGGGAGACACCCAGAGAGAAGTATTAATGAAGCATGTATGAGTCAGTGGTATTGAGAAGAAATAAACAGTTAAGATCAATGAGCTGcaggagcagaaagagaaagacatgtTGATAAAAAAGTGGTTAGAGCAGAGAATCTCACTTctgactgcattttaaaatcacctGTGAAGATTAAAATGTATTCAGATGCCCAGCTGTGGGCAACTACAGGCCAGGTTCAGGAACTCATTTATTCAACTGCCTGCCTGTTTTGGGGGATGCGTCAAAGGAATTTTCAGATTCATGTCCGGACCCAACTCATGCAGTTCCCCCAACCAAAAATGGTTTGCTTCTTTCCCAGAATTCCAAAGCTCAAAGAATCGCATCACTAAACACCATTCCATTTCACCCACAGAAACCCTAGCAGCCATTCTTTGCCTTGCCCCTCCTCTCAATCCAGTCTGTTTTTAAATCCTACAATTTCATCCACGAAATTACTTCTCATTGGCCCATTTCTCTCCGCCTCCATAACACCACCGCAGCCCAGGCTACTGCCATCTGTCCTGTGGACACTCTAGGTCTAGCCACACCCACCTGGCACCCTTTCCAATCATGTGAGCAGAGTGACCCTTCCAGCACACACACCTTCTAACACTACCCCAGAGTTCTCGACGACCTCACAACTCTTAGCAAGAAGACAAACACGACCAATGAGGCCCTGCTGGCCTGGCACCCCAATCCCTGTGCTCCCCTGGCCCCGCTGCTCCAGCATCTGGGTCGGTTCTAGTCCAGTGCTGCCTCCCACACAGGGCAGTCTCTGCACACAGTTCCCCCTGCCGAGGGCAGTTTTTCCATCCCACCCTCTTCAACTAGCAAAATAGTTTTGATCTTAGCTCAAGAATCACTGCATCAGGAAAGCTAATCTTAGTGCCTTGTTCATCCCTAATGTACTGACTGATCACTCACTGCAGAAGCGAAGCACTGGGTCCCAGACAAGGAGATACAGGAACGTGTACGTGCCTCTTTGAAGGAGCTGATCGTTAAACAGAGAGCTACAGCACACAGAGCATTATTTATGGAAGGCAGTAGCAGCGTGCGcgagagaaacaaaaggaaagatggTTAAAGCAGTGACCACATGGTCCTTGTAAGCAGTGGTCTCACCATTACCTCCTCTACGTGTTGCTGCTAAACTCTTCCTAcaacttttcttcttcctaaCATCCCAGGAAACCTACAATGGCTCCTTGTCACTTACAACATGAAATTTTGGACTAAACAAAACCTTTTAAGTCACTCTCAGTATACCtaacttttcattctttcatttgccTCTGAATAACCTTTATGACTCTGGCTTTGCCAACCTGTTCATTCTTTGCAAGGGACAGCAGAAGCATGGACTTCAGAAGTGGACTTGAGTTTGAGGTCCTGCTTTGCCGCTTATCAGCTATAAGCTTTCACACATTAATCTCCTTTGTTGAAGTAATCTCCGCCCCAAATCAAGTTCATGTCAATGTTCAGACTGACGACACGTTTCCCTGTGACCTGCCATTTTACCTGGGTCTTGTACTTTTCTGACTTCAGTCACCTGAACCTGGGTTCCAATTCTGATCTCTGAGACTCCCAACTTCTAAATTTCCCTATCAGGTAACCACAGGTCCTACCCTTTGTCTTTTCTGATCTGTTACTCATCCTTTATTCACTACTTTCCCCTGACTATTGCTTATTTCTTCTGGTTTCAGTGTTCACATGGTGAGCTTGATTTTGATGTTAACAGATGATTGTTATAACATCACAAAAGCCAAGTAAGTGAATACAAGGCTAAAACAGCAGGTAAGCAGATGATATAAGAGATGAAACTGACTAGGACACACTGAGGAGCCACGGACGCTCTTCCCCAGCCTGCGTCAATAAACGATGGTGTCCACTGGGACACTCACAGGGAGCTGCCCAAAAGACTCTCCAAAAACCAAAGGGAGACTGAGCAGAAGCTGTTCTGCTTCTCTGCTTTCCAGAAAGGTCACGCCTAAGACTCTAACTACTTTCAAAAACCTACGTTGAGTCTCTCCCACCATTTTCTCTCACTCTATGTATGGCTACAGCGTAGCAGGCAGGGAAAGAAAATGCCGTGTGAAGCCCCCTCCCTACACCTAACCCCACTAGATCCTAGGCTCCCAGGGCAAGTGTGAGCTAAAAAACTGTCCAAAAGAGCTAACGAACAAGATGGGTAAGTGAGAGTTGATGTGTGAAGTCTAAGGAAGGGGAACTTTTCATAATAGTTTTAATGAATAAAACGGCTAATAGAAGATGTTAATATACTGCTACCATTTAGCCTTCACACTTTAACCTCCTCCCAACAAgcaaagtatttcttaaaatctACCTAAATGGATGACCTTCATATAGGCCCATTTACCCTGTCAGATCGTCAGGGTTTCTGCACACCGAGGACAAGGAGAAAAGCGCTCGCTGGCAAGAACAAGgcaggctgcctcctggggctgCCGCTCTTCCCGCCTGAGAAGGAGGGCGGTGTTGTGGGCTCTGCTCTGTTCTGGGCTGAAGGCTGACGGGCATGATCCTGACTAAAGCGCAAAGAACCTGGGCTGTACAACGGCAGTCCCATCTATTTCTTCTCCTGGAacaaactagaaatgaaatcgcTTACTGCCATTCTTGTTCAAAAAGTTGAGAAAAGAAAGGAGCCTACAGTCTAAATAAAGGCTGGAGAGCTGGAAAGAAGTCGGCCACCTTGTGGACATGAGGCTGCTAAGGATTTCTTCACTGAAATCCTCTGGAAGCACTGGGGATCCTGTCCAGGATAAAAACATCTTCTCAGTGTGTCTGTAGAATCCCCAGGACATTCCAAAGTCAGTTTCTTTAGCAATCACAGCAACTAAAGGGAACATTCCTTACGAGACGGTCCAAATAAAAGAATCAACTGTTGGTGAGACTCAATGGTATTTTCCTTGTCAGAAAGTCAAGTGAAAGACCGTAGAATGAGGAGATTCTGTAGGCATGGTGTCTGATCTCTTGGAAGAGTCAAAGACAGCATGTAAAGTGATGCTAGCACTACAAATGTATAAAGATAGATCATGAAGCAAGTCAGAAGCTTAGCACTTGTGGCTGGAATTTCACAAAAGCTGCAGGATACAGCAGACAAACAGCAGCTCCGGATACACCAAAGCGAGTCCTGGGTGTGTCGGTGCATCGGCCCCTCGCGCGACGGCCCTGCTCCACGTGCCGCTTCCTTTTGCAGCACGTGAAAGAAAGCTGCTTTTGTGCCATACATTTcacagaaatcaacacattgtttttggttttctcagACCCATGATAATTAGCTAAAAATAAAGCAGTAGGGATAAAGTTGTGTAGAAAAACATGGACtagaaaagtgatttttctcatttcacttacattttccttttaacaGAGATGTACCAGCGATACACGATCAAAATTTATGTCTGAAGAGACAGATGGAAAAAACACAAGTGGCTAATGACAGCTTAGAAAATGGGATTGATCGGATAAACTTTTAAGCAAAAATTATATTCAGTAATAGTAATTTTTCCCCCTCAGCTTAGATGAGTATTTTGTATATTGCTGACATCATGAAAGACAGTCCAGAAGATATGAAAACTGTGTTTTGGTGGATGGGTTCATTTGTTTAAATGCTTGTAGCTTTTTAAACTAGTAAAGTCAAATATACAACTCCCCCTAAATTTTACTAGCACAGAGCTTAATTTGAAACAAAGTATAATGTATCTTACGATAAATTTTGACATCTGTGTATTTCTTGATTGATTGAAAGGAATAAATACTACTTTAACACTGAATAGACTggacagagggcagaagagagtAGTAACAGTGTGTGTGAGCTTGAGAATCAGACCGAGACTGGCTACATGCCTGGGGGCGAGGTACTTAACTGCTCCCCAGTCCCAGTTTCCTCTGCTACAAAAAgcagatgataaaaatatttgccTCATATGGCtattgttaggattaaatgagatgatgcagcAAAGCACAAAACAGTGTTGGGCAGATGACGAGTGTCCAAAAATGTTACCTAAACTTTCTTATCAAATTTTGTAAGTAAATTAAGTGCTATTAAATCCCTAATAGATAATACTGTTTCTAAACAAAATTATATTAGATTTGCAGAAGACACAAAgtcatgttttcaatttttcccCAACTccacacaaaaagcaaaaagaaaaaacaactctAAATCCTGCATCACTCAAAATTccatattttcaaaattgatagtgttggtaatttttctttcactCACAACACAAGGCAGACTCACAATTCTAGGTCAGGTTGAACACTAAAATCTATGCATTAGTCTGCCTCATGCTGGCAGGTGATAACCTGGGATGGCAGTCCTGGAGTTCTCCATTTCAATAACGTAACACATATGAAGCCACTCACACCGTGTTTAGCAGAACCCCCAACAGGAACACGGGCATGTGGATAATGAATAAACACCCATGCTTGATTGTCTACCTCCATTCTGGCCCAACAGTCTTTCTAAATAACCCAGGGTATTCCAATTAAACTAGGTCAGGACCGGGTAAGACAGCTCATTTTGAGCCTATGCTCTTCCCAAAGGaatcagtaactttttttttttctttttggtgtacTTATCACAAATGATATCTATGAAAatagtggggggaaaaaatctaggAATTCTGTGACTAGAAGTGGCAGgattaatttccttctttctcaaagAAAAATGACCGGCCCCTTCAGGTACAGCACTACGTATTAGTACAGATCCAGTATGGCAGACAGACTAATCATCTGACCCAGATGTGTCTGCAGCCTCGTCTCCAGAACCTGCGAATATGCTGCctcacatggcaaaagggacgGCTCTTCAGCTGTCATTAAGTTAAGGGTCTTAGATGGGAAAGACTAGCACGCATTATCTGGGTGGGCTCTGCGCCATCCCACTGGTCCTCAGAAGCAGAGAAGGCTGTGGTCAGAGAGGGGCTGTGACTACGGAAGGGTCAGAGAGATGCACTGTtgctggctctgaagatggaggagggagtCAGACGTCCAGAAATGGGGGTGGCCTCTAGGAGCTGGAAAGTAAACAGACTCTCCCCAgagctccagaaaggaacacagccccaccttgattttagcccaatgAAAATCATTTTGAACTTCTAACATACAGAACTGTTAGATAATAAagctgtgttattttaagccactatatttgtggtaatttgttacagtagcaatagaaaactaatataatcAATATTTCCACAGTCTTATACACTAGACTTTCAGGATCCATGTTGTTTTAACtactatttattcttttaaaatgcagtgtTTTGGAGAGCAGGTCTCCCTACATTACTTTAAACTTTCAAAATCtagaaaaaaggttttaaaaacagcttttaagAGTTACTAGCACTGGCCTTTAGAGCTAAGACTATTTCCTTCAAAGAGCACAGATGGTTAACGTTAAACATtcatatcttttcttttcctgaagaTGGTTACAAACCAAACTCTAAAGATAACCTGTAATGGTTTGTCTAAGAATAAAATTAGCTATTTTATTTCGTAGACTCACATAACCTGCTCCTACCAAAGGGCAATTCATCTGACCAACACAGGAGCATAAATGCCTTTTTCTAACTCATTTAAGGCTCTGAGCTTATCATATGTCCTCCCTCCACTAGGACACAGCTGCCCCTCAGGatccagggggtgggggtgagggggctcCAGGACACCCCttagataccaaaatccacagatgctcaagccCCTTATATAAACTGGTGCAGTATTTGCACAAAACCTACATCcatcctcccatgtactttaaatcatctgtaGATTACTCATAACACCTAGTACACCGTAAATGCTACGTAAATAGTCGTAAACATAAATGCTACGTAAATAATTGCCAGCACaaggcaagttcaagtgttgctttttggaagtttctggaattttttctcaCCCCTGAACATTTTCAATCCGTGTTTgactgaatctgtggatgcagaacccgTGGATACGGAGGGCCAACTGTTTCATTCTTAAGGGTTAATCCCTGATGAAAACCAGCAGCGAGGACTCCCAGGGCAGCATCGAGGCCGCAGCTCCCACATACCTAAGTTCGTccatctccctcttctttttcatctcttccttttccctccttttcatttCCTGAATCTGGGCTTTCTTCTCGTTCCTCTCTTCGCGGTCTCTGcactccttctctgcctccaggtCTGGGAAGCGCTCCATTTTGGTCTTTTCTAAGCGGTTCAGGATCTCATTCACTTTCTTCTCCACTGTCACAATTTTCACCTTTGAGGGAGACAGAGGGGGAAAATACTGCATCTTTATTTTATGTACTTCCCCCCAGGACAGGGCAGATGCTTTCCAGGGGCTTAGGAACCCAGCTCGACTCCCTTTAGGAAACACGCATCATGCTGAGCCCTCCACAGCACAGGTGTCAGGAAAGACAGATGTCCCACTCAGGGCGCTGCCACCGCCGGGGACGCACGACACTTACATCCTTCTGCCTGTGGAAGCCTATCTGTCCCACATCCATGTCAGCCGTTTTCTTCAGGTTAGACCACGGTGTGTACACCACATTAACGTTGTTCATCTTGCAGCCTGCCGAGAAAGACCGGCTTCAGCATGCAGGAAGAGTGACACTGAGCAACGTGTCCCCTCAACCGTGATTAAGTAAGCTACcatatctgacaaaggaaaaGGCCAGCCACCGGGTGTTTCAAACCGCAAGATAGTCTTAAAAAACTACCCAGCGAGGCAAATGGTAAAGCTGACAAACAAGTCAAGCCCAAGTGTTATGATGGAAGCAGGGCTCTACAGATTAGCTTCAGGGACTTTTGAGACTAAAGTTGAACGAAAAATTCACTACAcgtgtttttaaagagaaaaggacCAAACAGGTTTCCTCAAATTCTCAAAGGAGTCCTTGATCTAATAAAGCTTAAGCAGCAAGATAAAGCAAAAAGCATTGGTCTGAAATTCAAGAGACCTGCATTCTATCCTGGCGCCACCGCCAAACAGCTGTGTCGCTTTGGAAGAGTCCCCATGGCTCTTGGAATCTCATCTGAAACACGAGGAAATTGGACTAGTTTagtagattttttgttttttatttcttttagcagAAGAATCTCTCGTATCAATCAAAGCAGGGATGCTCCAGAAGAAAGAGGGGCAGGTACCCCTGttcactcctcctcctctcccctgaccaACCCTACTTCACATTTCCCCTCTGTCTGACAGCTTCCCAGGTAGCTCCAAGAATTACAGTTTAATCACTGGTCCTCTAAGGCCCTTCCAAATTAGATGGCAATATATTTCAATGTTTGTTAAATCACCTGATACATTGAGGAAATCTAGTGAACATCACCTTACCTAAGCGATCAAAGCTAACATCACCAAAAAGGAGGCAAACTGGCACCATGTGCCTCCTAACTGTCATGTACAAGACTTCACTTACGTAGTATTCCTGCCAGAAAATGGGCAGCGTGACCCTACTGAACAGGAAGCATCAGACCAACCCAAAGTGGTCTCCACTCTGAAAGCACCAATATCTTGAAAGACAGAGAGGtgtccagattaaaggagactagaGAGACATGACGAGTAAATATAACACATGATCCTGGATCAGAAAAGAACGCTATAAAGGGACAGCAGTGGGGCAACTGACAAAACTTACACATGGACTCTATATCAGATAACAGTATTCTATCCATTTCCTGAATTTGATCCTTGTAATGCAGTTACTTAAGACAATGTCCTTCTTAGGACATGCTGAACAGTCATGATGTCTACAATTTTCTTTCAAACGGTTCAGCTAAAAAAACCACTGAGTATattacagagagaaaataaacaaatctagaaaaaaatgttgaatctAAATGAAAGGCATACAAGAGCTGTGTTTTTCTAGCAACTTTTCtgtaggtttaaaattttttttcagaattaagtttaaaaaaaaatctccattgtGGGAGATACAAAGATGGATCGGATAATGGATCCTGCCTTCCAAGACTAAGGAGAGCAGATAAGTACATTAATAACTTCAACTAAAAGCAGAAGTCATCAAATGATTCTGGAAGAGATACAGGTAGAGAGCTAAGGTAGTCAGAGAGGGCAGCGGTCATGCAGagctgagggaagagaaaggagccaCGGGAGAGATTAAGTTCCTTAATTCTTAATTCTTTAagctcagcttcttcatctataaaatgaaaataatacctaACACAATAGGGTTGATAAATGAATCACCTGTCATGTTTTTGGCAGTGCCAGGCATGTAACGAACATTCAGTGTTAGCCATTATTACTAGTACTACAATTACTGTGTGGACCTTGAACCTCAGCATGGATCTAGACATGTGATGCCTGAGCAGCAGACAAAACTGAGGGCACAGGGAACAACATAAGCAAAGGCATAAGGTAGGAAGACAGCAAAGTTTGCTGTGACTGGactctgaaaaaaatgaagggaaacaAAGCCTAGTCAGATCAGAGAAGCTTACACGCCCGCTTAGGAAGTTTGGACCAAACTGTATAGACAAGCTGAGGGGTGTCACAGAAAGTGTCTAAGCTTTTAGAAAGTTTAATCTGGCAAGAGATTATAAAATGAATACAGAAGAGACAGACTCGATTCTATGATGACAAATAGCACTGAAGGTGCTCAACCagggaggaaaatattttaatgacacTGGACGCAAACGGAGGGCACTCGGCAAACCTCATAGCAAAGACAATCTTCTGCTCCTCAGCATCCCCTGCTACTGACCCCTGGGAGTGAGAGCCTTGGGCTTCGCTCCTCATTCTGCTAAGTGAGCTACCCCTGTGGGGCTAAGAGGAGAGAGTGATTCAGTGTCATGACTCTTTCGTCCTCTTTTGTTTTCTCGAGAACTAGTACACTAGAAAGAGATTAAGAAGAGGGAGGCTGGGCCAAGAATAACGAGTCCAAAGCTCTCTTAATAAAGTCACATCTGCAAGCCAGGGGCATAGGAAGGGGACAAAAACACGTGAAAGCGGTTTCAACacacaaagaaagagaataatgatggtttcaatttttattactttcatttcaATAACCAGAGATCTTAACTGGAAACCTTAGAAACTCTTTCTACTCATAAAAATGGAATGTCCTAAAAACAACTGCAATTTAATGATTTATGGAGTTGAAAGTGAGTGGCTCTACGAGACACGATTTCCACTTTCTCAGGCTAGGTACCTGACTCAGTAAAGCTGCCCAGGTGAGATTCAGGAAATGCAGTCTAAGTGATGGGGAAGGGGTATACACTGCCCAGCTCTTATCCTGTGATTACCGACCCCTGGTACCTGCTGTCGGCTATGTGTCTGCCCCATGCTTATCTTCTATGCAGACCGTATTTTTTCCCAATCCTCTGGATCATCCCTCAACTTCATATCATACCGAACTTACCTCCACTCTATCCAGGAGTATGTCCTACAACTAAAATCCAATCTACTAGCTCAATCATCCTTAGCAGAACACCACCTCCCGGCTCCCCTTTTTAACTCCCACCTCTACTCCATCAATCGTCCTTCTTGACCTGTACTGACTATTGATGGATTAAACCCTGTACAGTGGAAACAAACAAGCACCAAGCGCAGTACTACAGGTCCTACCTAAAACATGTAGGCCGACTGTCTCAAAGCCCTTTGCACGTTAGAGTCGCCTAGAGAGCACTGTAAAAATACTGACTCTCACACATCACCCCAGACCAACTCGGTAAGATTCTCTGGGAGATAAAAAGATCAATGGACTTGATACCTTCagtttacagagagaaaaaagtacgtaaggagagaaggaaagaaggaaaaagtaggaAAGAGTGATTTGGAGACTTGGGTTCTAGGCTCTAGTaacaaataatggaaataaagacATCAAACATTACAAAGAAAGCCATGAGACACATCTCTTGCTTAGCTATTAGCATAATCTAACTTCCAAAAGTGTTTCTGTAAA includes the following:
- the CCDC25 gene encoding coiled-coil domain-containing protein 25 isoform X2, whose protein sequence is MVFYFTSSSVNSAAYTIYMGKDKYENEDLIKYGWPEDIWFHVDKLSSAHVYLRLHKGEKIEDIPKEVLMDCAHLVKANSIQGCKMNNVNVVYTPWSNLKKTADMDVGQIGFHRQKDVKIVTVEKKVNEILNRLEKTKMERFPDLEAEKECRDREERNEKKAQIQEMKRREKEEMKKKREMDELRSYSSLMKVENMSSNQDGNDSDEFM
- the CCDC25 gene encoding coiled-coil domain-containing protein 25 isoform X1 — translated: MVFYFTSSSVNSAAYTIYMGKDKYENEDLIKYGWPEDIWFHVDKLSSAHVYLRLHKGEKIEDIPKEVLMDCAHLVKANSIQGCKMNNVNVVYTPWSNLKKTADMDVGQIGFHRQKDVKIVTVEKKVNEILNRLEKTKMERFPDLEAEKECRDREERNEKKAQIQEMKRREKEEMKKKREMDELRCETLASVLKSGVHSGRDTTPAL